A window of the Halichoerus grypus chromosome 2, mHalGry1.hap1.1, whole genome shotgun sequence genome harbors these coding sequences:
- the LOC118528005 gene encoding olfactory receptor 1f45-like: MDGDNQTTVTEFLLLGLSGQSEQEDVLFGLFLGMYLVTIIRNLLIILAISGDSHLHTAMYFFLANLSCVDICFSSVTTPKMLVNHIVGSKAISYVECMTQIYFFITFINMDGFLLSVMAYDRYVAICCSLHYTMIMKPKLCILLVAASWVITNLHALLHTLLMVQLTFCFNNTMYHFFCDPYAILRLSCSDTFINDLMVFTVGGLIFLTPFTCIILSYAYILSSVLKLPSAHGIRRALSTCGSHLTVVSLFYGAILGVYMRPSSSYSVQDTVATVIFTVVTPLVNPFIYSLRNQDMKGALRKLILDSRIRKF; encoded by the coding sequence ATGGACGGAGACAACCAGACTACAGTCACAGAATTCCTTCTCCTGGGACTCTCTGGGCAGTCAGAGCAGGAAGACGTTCTCTTTGGGCTGTTCTTGGGAATGTACTTGGTTACCATCATCAGGAACTTGCTCATCATCTTGGCCATCAGCGGGGACAGTCATCTCCACACCGCCATGTACTTCTTCTTGGCTAACCTCTCCTGTGTCGACATCTGCTTTTCGTCAGTCACAACCCCTAAGATGCTGGTGAATCACATAGTGGGAAGCAAAGCTATCTCGTATGTGGAATGCATGACCCAGATCTACTTCTTCATCACtttcatcaacatggatgggtTCCTCCTGAGTGTGATGGCCTATGACCGTTACGTAGCCATTTGTTGCTCACTCCACTACACCATGATCATGAAGCCCAAACTCTGTATCCTTCTGGTGGCGGCATCGTGGGTCATTACAAACCTACATGCTCTCCTGCACACTCTTCTCATGGTCCAACTCACGTTTTGTTTCAACAATACCATGTATCACTTTTTCTGTGACCCCTATGCCATTCTAAGGCTGTCTTGTTCTGATACCTTTATCAATGACCTGATGGTATTCACTGTGGGGGGACTGATATTTCTGACGCCGTTTACATGTATCATCCTTTCATACGCTTATATCCTCTCCAGTGTCCTGAAGCTGCCATCTGCCCATGGAATAAGGAGGGCCCTGTCCACATGTGGATCCCACCTCACTGTGGTCTCCCTCTTCTATGGGGCAATCCTGGGGGTCTATATGCGCCCTTCATCCTCCTACTCAGTCCAAGACACGGTGGCCACTGTCATCTTCACAGTGGTGACTCCCCTGGTCAATCCCTTCATCTACAGTCTGAGAAATCAGGACATGAAGGGAGCCTTAAGGAAACTAATCTTAGATTctagaattagaaaattttag